Proteins found in one Streptomyces sp. NBC_00461 genomic segment:
- a CDS encoding bifunctional 3-phenylpropionate/cinnamic acid dioxygenase ferredoxin subunit, producing MMIPACRLADLPRGEAFRLDIDPPVSVFHTDDGEVFAIDDTCTHQDASLADGWLEGCEVECPLHASKFDLRTGAVDSPPAKLPVRTHEVAVEDGMIYVRVSTDAPNLPPCVAARLAGGPA from the coding sequence ATGATGATTCCCGCGTGCCGACTCGCGGATCTCCCGCGAGGTGAGGCCTTCCGGCTCGACATCGATCCGCCGGTCTCGGTGTTCCATACCGATGACGGCGAGGTCTTCGCCATCGACGACACGTGCACCCACCAGGACGCCTCGCTCGCCGACGGCTGGCTGGAGGGCTGCGAGGTCGAATGCCCGCTGCACGCCTCGAAGTTCGACCTGAGGACCGGTGCGGTGGACTCTCCGCCGGCCAAGCTTCCGGTCCGGACGCACGAGGTCGCGGTCGAGGACGGCATGATCTACGTCCGGGTGTCCACGGACGCCCCCAACCTGCCGCCCTGCGTCGCCGCCCGGCTCGCCGGGGGTCCCGCGTGA
- a CDS encoding MBL fold metallo-hydrolase gives MAGTRIEHLVTSGTFSLDGGTWDVDNNVWVIGDDHEVIVVDAAHDAEAIAEVVGGRRLRAIVCTHAHNDHVDAAPELAARTGAPILLHPDDLPLWKQTHPDRDPDGELADGQLLAVAGVELTVLHTPGHAPGAVCLYVPGLTALFSGDTLFAGGPGATGRSYSDFPTIVESIRERLLTLPGDTVVHTGHGGTTTVAAEAPHLQEWIDRGF, from the coding sequence ATGGCCGGGACCCGCATCGAACACCTCGTCACCTCGGGCACGTTCTCGCTGGACGGCGGCACCTGGGACGTCGACAACAACGTGTGGGTCATCGGCGACGACCACGAGGTGATCGTCGTCGACGCGGCGCACGACGCCGAGGCCATCGCCGAAGTGGTGGGCGGCCGACGGCTCAGGGCCATCGTGTGCACCCACGCCCACAACGACCACGTCGACGCCGCACCCGAACTGGCCGCCCGCACCGGCGCACCGATCCTGCTGCACCCCGACGACCTGCCGCTGTGGAAGCAGACCCACCCCGACCGGGACCCCGACGGCGAACTGGCCGACGGGCAGCTCCTGGCGGTGGCCGGCGTCGAGCTGACCGTGCTGCACACCCCCGGTCACGCCCCGGGCGCGGTCTGCCTGTACGTGCCGGGCCTCACGGCACTCTTCAGCGGTGACACGCTCTTCGCGGGCGGGCCAGGGGCGACGGGACGGTCGTACAGCGACTTCCCGACCATCGTGGAGTCGATCAGGGAGCGGCTGCTGACGCTGCCCGGCGACACCGTCGTCCATACCGGTCACGGCGGGACGACCACCGTCGCCGCCGAGGCCCCGCACCTGCAGGAGTGGATCGACCGCGGTTTCTGA
- a CDS encoding (2Fe-2S)-binding protein: protein MPSYSFVLNGEHVTVEAPADMPLLWVLRDLLHVTGPKYGCGVGVCRACTSHLDGAEIQPCVVKVADCADRQVTTIEGLADGDTLHPVQRAWLECDVSQCGFCQPGQVMAAAALLKKTPQPSDEDIDGIENVCRCGTYPRIREAIRKAATEITS from the coding sequence ATGCCCTCCTACTCCTTCGTCCTCAACGGCGAACACGTCACCGTCGAGGCCCCGGCCGACATGCCGCTGCTGTGGGTGCTGCGCGACCTGCTGCACGTCACCGGTCCCAAGTACGGCTGCGGCGTCGGCGTCTGCCGCGCCTGCACCAGCCATCTCGACGGTGCGGAGATCCAGCCCTGTGTGGTGAAGGTCGCCGACTGCGCCGACCGCCAGGTCACCACCATCGAAGGGCTGGCCGACGGCGACACCCTGCACCCGGTGCAGCGGGCCTGGCTGGAGTGCGACGTCTCGCAGTGCGGCTTCTGCCAGCCCGGCCAGGTCATGGCCGCCGCCGCCCTGCTGAAGAAGACACCCCAGCCGTCCGACGAGGACATCGACGGCATCGAGAACGTGTGCCGCTGCGGCACCTACCCGCGCATCCGCGAGGCAATCAGAAAGGCGGCAACCGAGATCACATCTTGA
- a CDS encoding IclR family transcriptional regulator: protein MQSVDRAISVLEILAQRGEAGVSEVAAEIDVHKSTAFRLLGALEARGLVEQAGERGKYRLGFGIVRLAGAVTGRIDITQQGRPVCERLAEEIGETVNIAVLQEHYAINLYQVRGPGAVTAHNWVGQLTPLHATSSGKVLLAYLPAKERATLLSEAGLKKVTPHTITSKTKLEKNLAEVREAGYAWTKEELEIGLHAMAAPVLDPDGEVIAAVTASGPSYRFTQERMRELAPVLIKGAEEISHRMGYLG, encoded by the coding sequence GTGCAGTCGGTCGACCGGGCCATCAGCGTCCTCGAGATCCTCGCCCAGCGCGGGGAGGCGGGTGTCAGCGAGGTGGCCGCCGAGATCGATGTTCACAAATCCACCGCGTTCCGCCTGCTCGGCGCCCTGGAGGCGCGCGGCCTGGTGGAGCAGGCGGGTGAGCGTGGCAAGTACCGGCTGGGATTCGGCATCGTCCGCCTGGCCGGCGCGGTCACGGGTCGTATCGACATCACCCAGCAGGGCCGCCCGGTGTGCGAGCGGCTCGCCGAGGAGATCGGCGAGACGGTCAACATCGCGGTGCTGCAGGAGCACTACGCGATCAACCTCTACCAGGTGCGCGGCCCCGGAGCGGTCACCGCGCACAACTGGGTCGGCCAGCTGACCCCGTTGCACGCGACGTCGAGCGGCAAGGTCCTGCTGGCGTACCTGCCGGCCAAGGAGCGCGCCACGCTGCTGTCCGAGGCCGGCCTGAAGAAGGTCACGCCGCACACCATCACCTCGAAGACGAAGCTGGAGAAGAACCTCGCCGAGGTGCGGGAGGCCGGCTACGCCTGGACCAAGGAGGAGCTGGAGATCGGCCTGCACGCCATGGCCGCGCCCGTCCTCGACCCGGACGGCGAGGTCATCGCGGCGGTCACGGCGTCCGGGCCCTCGTACCGGTTCACGCAGGAGCGGATGCGTGAGCTCGCCCCGGTGCTGATCAAGGGTGCCGAGGAGATCAGCCACCGGATGGGCTACCTGGGCTGA
- a CDS encoding NAD(P)/FAD-dependent oxidoreductase, which yields MRTVAVVGASLAGLSAARSLRRQGYDGRLVVIGDELHRPYDRPPLSKEFLAGTIGEAELVLETDDEDLRAEWLLGARATGLDRARRAVRLSSGGEVRADGIVIATGAAARGLPGAEGLAGVHTLRTLDDARALRDELARGGRLVVIGGGFIGAEVASTAYALGLDVTVIEAAPTPLAGPLGETMGAVVSGLHADHGVRLLCGVGVKGLGGEREVEAVLLEDGRSVPADIVVVGVGARPCVEWLEDSGIVLDNGVKCGADGRTGLAGVVAVGDCANWYDPRAGAHRRVEHWTGARERPDAAIATLLAGGAVEPGVPRPPYFWSDQYGVKIQFAGHAAGADSVTVEEGAADDRDVLAVYRRAGTPVAVLGMNQPRLFTRWRKQLAALS from the coding sequence GTGAGGACCGTCGCCGTGGTCGGCGCGTCGCTGGCCGGTCTGTCGGCGGCGCGCTCACTGCGCAGGCAGGGCTACGACGGGCGGCTCGTCGTCATCGGCGACGAGCTCCACCGCCCGTACGACAGGCCGCCGTTGTCCAAGGAGTTCCTGGCCGGCACGATCGGCGAGGCGGAACTCGTGCTGGAGACGGACGACGAGGACCTGCGGGCGGAGTGGTTGCTCGGCGCCCGCGCCACCGGACTGGACCGGGCCCGTCGCGCGGTCCGGCTCTCCTCCGGTGGCGAGGTCCGCGCCGACGGCATCGTCATCGCCACCGGAGCCGCCGCGCGCGGTCTGCCGGGCGCCGAGGGCCTCGCCGGAGTGCACACCCTGCGCACCCTGGACGACGCCCGGGCCCTGCGGGACGAACTGGCCCGCGGCGGACGGCTGGTCGTGATCGGCGGCGGCTTCATCGGCGCCGAGGTCGCCTCCACCGCCTACGCTCTCGGACTCGACGTGACGGTGATCGAAGCGGCCCCGACGCCGCTCGCCGGACCGCTCGGCGAGACCATGGGCGCCGTCGTCTCCGGGCTCCACGCGGACCACGGCGTACGGCTGTTGTGCGGGGTCGGCGTCAAGGGGCTCGGCGGGGAGCGGGAGGTCGAGGCCGTTCTGCTGGAGGACGGTCGCAGTGTGCCCGCGGACATCGTCGTCGTCGGCGTCGGTGCGCGTCCGTGCGTCGAGTGGCTGGAAGATTCGGGCATCGTGCTCGACAACGGCGTGAAGTGCGGCGCTGACGGCCGTACCGGCCTGGCCGGCGTGGTCGCGGTCGGCGACTGCGCCAACTGGTACGACCCCCGCGCGGGTGCCCATCGCCGCGTGGAGCACTGGACCGGTGCCCGGGAGCGTCCCGACGCCGCCATCGCCACGCTGCTGGCCGGCGGCGCGGTGGAACCGGGTGTGCCCCGGCCCCCGTACTTCTGGTCGGACCAGTACGGCGTGAAGATCCAGTTCGCCGGGCACGCGGCCGGCGCGGACAGCGTGACCGTGGAGGAAGGCGCCGCGGACGACCGCGACGTCCTGGCCGTCTACCGGCGAGCCGGCACCCCGGTCGCCGTGCTCGGGATGAACCAGCCCCGGCTGTTCACGCGCTGGCGCAAGCAGCTCGCCGCCCTCTCTTGA
- a CDS encoding S-(hydroxymethyl)mycothiol dehydrogenase gives MTHQVRGVIARGKGAPVSLETIIVPDPGPGEALVKVEACGVCHTDLHYREGGINDDFPFLLGHEAAGVVESVGEGVTDVAPGDFVILNWRAVCGNCRTCLRGRPWYCFNTHNAKQKMTLLDGTELSPALGIGAFAEKTLVAAGQCTKVDRAASAAAAGLLGCGVMAGIGAAINTGNVGRGDSVAVIGCGGVGDAAIVGSGLAGAAKIIAVDVDDRKLATASRLGATHTVNAREGDPVEAIRELTGGFGADVVIEAVGRPETYQQAFYARDLAGTVVLVGVPTPEMKLELPLLDVFGRGGSLKSSWYGDCLPSRDFPMLIDLYLQGRLDLDAFVTETIALDEVEKAFERMHGGDVLRSVVVL, from the coding sequence ATGACGCACCAGGTCCGTGGAGTCATCGCGCGGGGCAAGGGCGCCCCCGTCAGCCTGGAGACGATCATCGTGCCCGATCCCGGCCCGGGTGAGGCGCTGGTGAAGGTCGAGGCCTGCGGCGTCTGCCACACCGATCTGCACTACCGCGAGGGCGGCATCAACGACGACTTCCCGTTCCTGCTGGGGCATGAGGCGGCGGGTGTCGTGGAGTCGGTGGGCGAGGGTGTCACCGACGTGGCGCCAGGGGACTTCGTCATCCTCAACTGGCGTGCGGTGTGCGGGAATTGTCGCACCTGCCTGCGTGGACGCCCGTGGTACTGCTTCAACACCCACAACGCCAAGCAGAAGATGACGTTGCTGGACGGCACCGAGCTCTCCCCGGCGCTGGGCATCGGGGCGTTCGCGGAGAAGACGCTGGTCGCGGCCGGGCAGTGCACCAAGGTCGACCGGGCCGCGTCGGCGGCGGCGGCCGGTCTGCTGGGGTGCGGCGTGATGGCCGGCATCGGCGCGGCGATCAACACCGGCAACGTCGGGCGCGGTGACAGCGTCGCGGTGATCGGCTGCGGTGGTGTCGGGGATGCCGCGATCGTGGGGTCCGGCCTGGCCGGCGCCGCGAAGATCATCGCGGTGGACGTGGACGACCGCAAGCTCGCCACCGCGAGCAGGCTGGGTGCGACCCACACCGTCAACGCGCGCGAGGGCGACCCGGTCGAGGCGATCCGCGAGCTGACCGGTGGCTTCGGCGCGGACGTGGTGATCGAGGCGGTGGGCCGCCCGGAGACGTACCAGCAGGCCTTCTACGCCCGCGACCTTGCGGGCACGGTCGTGCTGGTCGGCGTGCCGACCCCGGAGATGAAGCTGGAGCTTCCGCTGCTGGACGTCTTCGGGCGGGGCGGATCGCTGAAGTCGTCCTGGTACGGCGACTGCCTGCCCTCCCGCGACTTCCCGATGCTCATCGACCTCTACCTCCAGGGTCGTCTGGACCTGGACGCATTCGTCACCGAGACCATCGCTCTGGACGAGGTCGAGAAGGCCTTCGAGCGGATGCACGGCGGGGATGTGCTGCGCTCGGTGGTGGTGCTGTGA
- a CDS encoding pyruvate carboxylase gives MFRKVLVANRGEIAIRAFRAGYELGARTVAVFPHEDRNSLHRLKADEAYEIGQPGHPVRAYLSVEEIVRAARQAGADAVYPGYGFLSENPELAKACEEAGITFVGPSAQTLELTGNKARAVAAARAAGVPVLGSSAPSDDLDELVRAAEEIGFPLFVKAVAGGGGRGMRRVEDPAALRESIEAASREAASAFGDSTVFLEKAVVDPRHIEVQILADGEGNVIHLFERDCSLQRRHQKVIELAPAPNLDPALRDRICADAVRFAREIGYRNAGTVEFLLDRDGNHVFIEMNPRIQVEHTVTEEVTDVDLVQAQLRIASGESLADLGLSQDTVKLHGAALQCRITTEDPANGFRPDTGRISAYRSPGGSGIRLDGGTTHAGTEISAHFDSMLVKLTCRGRDFKAAIGRARRAVAEFRIRGVATNIPFLQAVLDDPDFQAGRITTSFIEQRPHLLTSRSSADRGTKLLTYLADVTVNKPHGERPELIEPGTKLPALPAGEPPAGSRQKLVELGPEGFARALRESPTIGVTDTTFRDAHQSLLATRVRTKDLLAVAPVVARTLPELLSLECWGGATYDVALRFLAEDPWERLAALREAVPNICLQMLLRGRNTVGYTPYPTEVTDAFVQEAAATGIDIFRIFDALNDVGQMRPAIEAVRETGTAIAEVALCYTSDLSDPNERLYTLDYYLRLAEQIVEAGAHVLAVKDMAGLLRAPAAATLVSALRREFDLPVHLHTHDTAGGQLATYLAAIQAGADAVDGAVASMAGTTSQPSLSAIVAATDHSERPTGLDLQAVGDLEPYWESVRRIYAPFEAGLASPTGRVYHHEIPGGQLSNLRTQAVALGLGDRFEDIEAMYAAADRMLGRLVKVTPSSKVVGDLALHLVGAGVDPADFEASPNRYDIPDSVIGFLRGELGTPPGGWPEPFRTKALEGRAEPRPVQELTPEDRTGLAKEPRTTLNRLLFPGPTRDFETHRQAYGDTSVLDSKDFFYGLRPGKEYAVDLDPGVRLLIELEAVGEADERGLRTVMSTLNGQLRPIQVRDTAAASDIPVTEKADRANQGHVAAPFAGVVTLAVAEGDEVDAGATVATIEAMKMEAAITAPKAGRVSRLAINRIQQVEGGDLLVEIG, from the coding sequence ATGTTCCGCAAGGTGCTGGTCGCCAACCGTGGTGAGATCGCGATCAGGGCGTTTCGCGCCGGCTATGAGCTGGGCGCGAGGACCGTCGCCGTCTTCCCGCACGAGGACCGCAACTCGTTGCACCGGCTCAAGGCCGACGAGGCCTACGAGATCGGCCAGCCCGGGCATCCGGTGCGGGCGTACCTCTCCGTGGAGGAGATCGTCCGTGCCGCGCGGCAGGCGGGCGCGGACGCGGTGTACCCGGGCTACGGGTTCCTGTCCGAGAACCCCGAGCTGGCGAAGGCCTGCGAGGAGGCCGGCATCACGTTCGTCGGGCCGAGCGCGCAGACCCTCGAACTGACCGGCAACAAGGCCCGTGCCGTGGCCGCCGCCCGCGCGGCCGGTGTCCCGGTGCTCGGCTCCTCGGCCCCCTCCGACGACCTCGACGAACTCGTCCGCGCCGCCGAGGAGATCGGCTTCCCGCTGTTCGTGAAGGCGGTCGCCGGTGGCGGCGGGCGTGGGATGCGCCGCGTCGAGGACCCGGCCGCGCTGCGCGAGTCCATCGAGGCGGCGTCCCGCGAGGCCGCCTCCGCGTTCGGTGATTCCACCGTCTTCCTGGAGAAGGCCGTCGTCGACCCCCGCCACATCGAGGTGCAGATCCTCGCCGACGGCGAGGGCAACGTCATCCACCTCTTCGAGCGCGACTGCTCCCTCCAGCGCCGCCACCAGAAGGTCATCGAGCTGGCCCCCGCGCCCAACCTCGACCCGGCCCTACGGGACCGGATCTGCGCCGACGCCGTGCGCTTCGCCCGCGAGATCGGCTACCGCAACGCGGGCACCGTGGAGTTCCTCCTCGACCGCGACGGCAATCACGTCTTCATCGAGATGAACCCGCGCATCCAGGTCGAGCACACGGTGACCGAGGAGGTCACCGACGTCGACCTCGTCCAGGCCCAGTTGCGTATCGCCTCCGGCGAGAGTCTCGCCGACCTGGGGCTGTCCCAGGACACGGTCAAGCTGCACGGCGCGGCCCTTCAGTGCCGTATCACCACCGAGGACCCCGCCAACGGCTTCCGCCCGGACACCGGCCGCATCAGCGCCTACCGCTCGCCCGGTGGCTCGGGCATCCGCCTCGACGGCGGAACCACCCATGCCGGTACGGAGATCAGCGCCCACTTCGACTCCATGCTGGTCAAACTCACCTGCCGGGGCCGGGACTTCAAGGCCGCGATCGGCCGGGCCCGGCGTGCGGTGGCCGAGTTCCGCATCCGCGGCGTGGCCACCAACATCCCCTTCCTGCAGGCGGTGTTGGACGACCCCGACTTCCAGGCCGGCCGGATCACGACGTCGTTCATCGAGCAGCGCCCGCACCTGCTGACCTCCCGCTCCTCCGCCGACCGCGGCACCAAGCTGCTCACGTACCTCGCCGACGTGACGGTCAACAAGCCGCACGGCGAGCGGCCCGAACTGATCGAGCCCGGCACCAAGCTGCCCGCGCTGCCGGCGGGCGAGCCGCCCGCGGGCTCCCGGCAGAAGCTCGTCGAACTCGGCCCGGAGGGCTTCGCCCGCGCGCTGCGCGAGTCGCCGACCATCGGCGTCACCGACACCACCTTCCGCGACGCCCACCAGTCCCTGCTCGCCACCCGGGTACGCACCAAGGACCTCCTCGCGGTCGCCCCCGTGGTCGCCCGCACCCTGCCCGAGCTGCTGTCCCTGGAGTGTTGGGGCGGCGCGACGTACGACGTGGCGCTGCGCTTCCTGGCCGAGGACCCCTGGGAACGCCTGGCCGCCCTGCGCGAGGCCGTCCCCAACATCTGTCTGCAGATGCTGCTGCGCGGGCGCAACACCGTCGGCTACACCCCGTACCCGACCGAGGTGACCGACGCCTTCGTGCAGGAGGCCGCCGCCACCGGCATCGACATCTTCCGCATCTTCGACGCGCTCAACGACGTCGGCCAGATGCGGCCCGCCATCGAGGCCGTACGGGAGACGGGCACGGCGATCGCCGAGGTCGCCCTCTGCTACACCTCCGACCTGTCCGACCCGAACGAGCGCCTGTACACCCTCGACTACTACCTGCGCCTCGCCGAGCAGATCGTCGAGGCCGGCGCCCATGTCCTGGCGGTGAAGGACATGGCGGGCCTGCTGCGCGCCCCGGCCGCCGCCACGCTCGTCTCCGCGCTGCGCCGCGAGTTCGACCTGCCGGTGCACCTGCACACCCATGACACCGCGGGCGGCCAGCTCGCCACCTACCTCGCCGCGATCCAGGCCGGCGCGGACGCGGTGGACGGCGCGGTCGCCTCCATGGCCGGTACGACCTCGCAGCCGTCGCTGTCGGCGATCGTCGCCGCGACCGACCACTCCGAGCGGCCCACCGGCCTCGACCTCCAGGCCGTCGGCGACCTGGAGCCGTACTGGGAGAGCGTCCGCCGCATCTACGCTCCCTTCGAGGCGGGCCTCGCCTCCCCGACCGGGCGCGTCTACCACCACGAGATCCCCGGCGGCCAGCTCTCCAACCTGCGCACCCAGGCCGTCGCGCTCGGTCTCGGCGACCGCTTCGAGGACATCGAGGCGATGTACGCCGCCGCCGACCGGATGCTGGGCCGCCTGGTCAAGGTCACCCCCTCCTCCAAGGTGGTCGGCGACCTGGCTCTGCACCTGGTGGGCGCCGGGGTGGATCCGGCCGACTTCGAGGCGAGCCCGAACCGCTACGACATCCCCGACTCCGTCATCGGCTTCCTGCGAGGCGAGCTGGGCACCCCGCCCGGCGGCTGGCCGGAGCCCTTCCGCACCAAGGCACTCGAAGGCCGCGCCGAGCCCAGGCCCGTCCAGGAGCTGACGCCGGAGGACCGCACGGGCCTCGCGAAGGAACCCCGGACCACTCTCAACCGCCTGCTGTTCCCCGGCCCGACCCGCGACTTCGAGACACACCGCCAGGCCTACGGCGACACCAGCGTGCTGGACAGCAAGGACTTCTTCTACGGTCTGCGCCCGGGCAAGGAGTACGCCGTCGACCTCGACCCCGGCGTCCGGCTGCTGATCGAGCTGGAGGCCGTCGGTGAGGCCGACGAGCGCGGCCTGCGGACCGTGATGTCCACCCTGAACGGCCAGTTGAGGCCGATCCAGGTGCGCGACACCGCCGCCGCCTCCGACATCCCGGTCACCGAGAAGGCCGACCGCGCCAACCAGGGGCATGTCGCCGCGCCGTTCGCCGGTGTGGTCACCCTCGCGGTCGCCGAGGGCGACGAGGTGGATGCCGGCGCGACCGTGGCCACCATCGAGGCGATGAAGATGGAGGCCGCGATCACCGCCCCGAAGGCGGGCCGGGTGTCCCGGCTGGCCATCAACCGCATCCAGCAGGTGGAGGGCGGCGACCTGCTCGTCGAGATCGGCTGA
- a CDS encoding aromatic ring-hydroxylating oxygenase subunit alpha produces MTSTSLPDSLIATLPGSSYTDPGIFAQEQERIFETMWFCVARASELAKPGAFRTVDVGRESIIVTRSRDSSIRAYFNVCRHRGAKLCTEESGEVKRAFQCPYHAWTYDLNGKLVAAPNLTKMPDVGRTEYGLVSVAVREWLGYVWVCLAENPPSFEDEIIGEVVARLGDVESIERYGIEDLSLGRRIVYDVRANWKLIIENFMECYHCATIHPELTEVLPEFADGYAAQYYVGHGAEFGEEVRGFTVDGSEGLDRIPGVAEDQDRRYYAITVRPQVFVNLVPDHVIFHRMYPVAADRTIVECDWLYLPHVVDSGKDVSRSVELFDRVNRQDFDACERTQPGMSSRLYAKGGVLVPSEHHIGAFHDWVNERLGAPQG; encoded by the coding sequence GTGACCTCGACCAGCCTGCCGGACAGCCTGATCGCCACCCTCCCCGGCTCCTCCTACACCGATCCCGGGATCTTCGCGCAGGAGCAGGAGCGCATCTTCGAGACCATGTGGTTCTGTGTCGCGCGCGCCTCCGAGCTCGCGAAGCCCGGCGCCTTCCGCACCGTCGACGTGGGCCGCGAGAGCATCATCGTCACCCGATCGCGTGACTCCTCGATCCGTGCGTACTTCAACGTCTGCCGGCATCGCGGTGCCAAGCTCTGCACCGAGGAGAGCGGCGAGGTCAAGCGGGCCTTCCAGTGCCCCTACCACGCCTGGACGTACGACCTGAACGGCAAGCTGGTCGCGGCGCCCAACCTCACCAAGATGCCCGACGTCGGCCGCACCGAGTACGGCCTGGTGAGCGTGGCCGTGCGCGAGTGGCTCGGCTATGTCTGGGTCTGCCTGGCGGAGAACCCGCCCTCCTTCGAGGACGAAATCATCGGCGAGGTCGTGGCCCGTCTCGGCGACGTCGAGTCGATCGAGCGCTACGGCATCGAGGACCTCTCCCTCGGCAGGCGGATCGTCTACGACGTCAGGGCGAACTGGAAGTTGATCATCGAGAACTTCATGGAGTGCTACCACTGCGCCACGATTCACCCCGAACTCACCGAGGTGCTCCCCGAGTTCGCCGACGGGTACGCGGCCCAGTACTACGTCGGGCACGGCGCCGAGTTCGGCGAGGAGGTCCGGGGCTTCACCGTCGACGGCTCCGAGGGCCTCGACCGCATCCCTGGTGTCGCCGAGGACCAGGACCGCCGCTACTACGCGATCACCGTCAGGCCGCAGGTGTTCGTCAACCTCGTCCCCGACCATGTGATCTTCCACCGGATGTACCCGGTGGCCGCCGACCGCACGATCGTCGAGTGCGACTGGCTCTACCTCCCGCACGTCGTCGACAGCGGCAAGGACGTAAGCCGGTCCGTGGAGCTCTTCGACCGGGTCAACCGCCAGGACTTCGACGCCTGTGAGCGCACGCAGCCCGGAATGAGCTCGCGTCTGTACGCCAAGGGCGGTGTGCTGGTACCCAGCGAGCACCACATAGGCGCCTTCCACGACTGGGTCAACGAGCGTCTGGGTGCTCCCCAGGGGTGA